In Hymenobacter sublimis, a single genomic region encodes these proteins:
- a CDS encoding vWA domain-containing protein — translation MSVRTFLSGIILLLFSVAAKAQTKPLPESELTTFYDQLNAYRTTRYQLLPDLEALRLPSTFSGADLQALHLQDRHIVRVDLVYTAFRLNPTFNQRQLNFSRIRNLAAGVPGLLQDESVTWTLVEQTGCNSPAECQPFFHGFVVYVARHATAAATSRADLDSLTRKLRILEKKRPKAAKKSPGKKVACNLPISRFSNRQMARSLRRRYHCSQRDAQLVKFDLTVAADGTIKTVKVLPSAWPVCTAGLEEAIRQSVAFNSGFPVAGKMFPFSAKGVVRLPIGPLQLLGEADMGFTTFALPDSAARLYRVFLKKKNKQHKNDYCEARITKAGELLAASDTAAEERPLPPDANVVTRVMQRHPEWSKEVVVTDATGSMFPYTYDLLAWLQLSALEEPKTFVFFNDGNDQPDKDKRVGKTGGLFHVTTSSYEAIKNKLIETMKAGGGGDAPENDAEALLYAQQLAGPDSAPTDLILIADNYTFPRDAKLLKNTNAHVRIILCGVRDYINPRYLALARKHGFTLHTIEGDIEDLSKLLEGETITIQGQQYQVTKGGFKLVQKT, via the coding sequence GTGTCAGTCCGAACATTCCTCAGTGGTATTATTCTCCTGCTATTCTCTGTTGCTGCCAAGGCCCAAACCAAGCCACTACCCGAGTCGGAGCTCACCACCTTCTACGACCAGCTCAACGCCTACCGCACCACCCGCTACCAGCTCCTACCCGACTTGGAAGCGTTGCGGCTGCCTTCCACCTTCTCGGGTGCCGATTTACAGGCCCTGCACTTGCAGGACCGCCACATTGTGCGGGTTGATTTGGTGTACACGGCCTTCCGCCTGAACCCGACGTTCAACCAGCGCCAGCTCAATTTCAGCCGCATCCGCAACCTAGCGGCGGGCGTGCCGGGTCTGCTGCAGGACGAGTCCGTGACCTGGACGCTGGTGGAGCAAACCGGCTGCAACAGCCCCGCCGAGTGCCAGCCGTTTTTCCACGGGTTTGTGGTGTACGTGGCCCGGCACGCCACTGCCGCCGCCACCTCCCGCGCCGACCTCGACAGCCTCACGCGCAAGCTGCGCATCCTGGAGAAGAAGCGCCCTAAAGCCGCTAAAAAGTCTCCGGGCAAAAAGGTGGCCTGCAACCTACCTATCAGCCGCTTCAGCAACCGCCAGATGGCCCGCAGCCTGCGCCGCCGCTACCACTGCTCCCAGCGCGACGCTCAACTGGTGAAGTTTGACCTAACGGTAGCCGCCGATGGCACTATTAAAACCGTGAAAGTGCTACCCTCTGCCTGGCCCGTATGCACGGCCGGGCTGGAAGAAGCCATCCGGCAGAGCGTGGCGTTTAATTCAGGCTTCCCGGTGGCGGGCAAGATGTTTCCATTTAGCGCCAAAGGCGTGGTGCGCCTGCCCATCGGGCCCTTGCAACTGCTGGGCGAAGCAGACATGGGCTTCACCACCTTCGCCCTCCCCGATTCGGCGGCCCGGCTCTACCGCGTCTTCCTGAAAAAGAAGAACAAGCAGCACAAAAACGACTACTGCGAAGCGCGCATCACCAAAGCCGGCGAGCTGCTGGCCGCTTCGGATACCGCTGCCGAAGAGCGGCCCCTGCCGCCCGATGCTAACGTGGTAACCCGCGTGATGCAGCGCCACCCCGAGTGGAGCAAGGAAGTGGTAGTGACCGATGCCACCGGCAGCATGTTCCCCTACACCTACGACCTGCTGGCCTGGCTGCAGCTCAGCGCCCTCGAAGAGCCCAAAACCTTCGTGTTCTTCAACGACGGCAACGACCAGCCCGACAAAGACAAGCGCGTGGGCAAAACCGGCGGCCTCTTCCACGTAACCACCAGCAGCTACGAAGCTATCAAGAACAAGCTCATCGAAACCATGAAGGCGGGCGGAGGCGGCGACGCGCCCGAAAACGACGCCGAAGCCCTACTCTACGCCCAGCAGCTCGCCGGCCCCGACTCTGCCCCCACGGACCTCATCTTGATTGCCGACAATTACACCTTCCCCCGCGACGCCAAACTCCTCAAAAACACTAACGCCCACGTCCGCATCATCTTGTGCGGCGTCCGCGACTACATCAACCCGCGCTACCTCGCCCTGGCCCGCAAGCACGGCTTCACCCTGCATACCATTGAGGGCGACATTGAGGACCTAAGCAAGCTGCTGGAAGGCGAAACCATCACCATTCAGGGCCAGCAGTACCAAGTGACCAAGGGTGGGTTTAAGCTGGTGCAGAAGACGTAA
- a CDS encoding nucleotidyltransferase domain-containing protein, producing the protein MFTQQAALEQVRAFAEELRKMNIPLRQVILFGSYARNEQREESDIDVALIADDFTGAAFIDVKPFARLLARRPYFYIEPHTFAPEQFTDWNPFVKEIKQTGILAA; encoded by the coding sequence ATGTTTACTCAGCAAGCTGCTTTAGAACAAGTTCGTGCCTTCGCCGAGGAACTGCGAAAGATGAACATTCCACTCCGGCAGGTTATTTTGTTTGGCTCCTACGCCCGGAACGAACAGCGAGAAGAATCGGATATTGACGTGGCCCTAATAGCCGATGACTTTACCGGTGCGGCCTTCATTGATGTAAAGCCTTTTGCAAGACTCTTGGCCCGGCGGCCCTACTTCTACATTGAGCCCCATACCTTCGCGCCAGAGCAGTTTACTGACTGGAATCCCTTTGTAAAGGAAATCAAGCAAACTGGAATTCTAGCCGCCTAA
- a CDS encoding HEPN domain-containing protein, which translates to MTKQDHVNYWKETAEQDWSSAQALLMAGNYLNSLFFAHLVIEKLSKALWVQENVSDHPPRIHNIARILDATSVVLRPDEEVLVTELNIFQMEGRYPDYARTVYQRATKVFATELLLETENFRQCLLSKLL; encoded by the coding sequence ATGACCAAGCAGGATCATGTCAACTATTGGAAAGAAACAGCTGAGCAGGACTGGTCGTCGGCGCAGGCGTTGCTAATGGCGGGGAATTACCTGAATAGTCTGTTTTTCGCTCATCTAGTTATCGAGAAATTGAGCAAAGCACTTTGGGTACAAGAGAATGTCAGTGACCATCCCCCGCGAATTCATAATATCGCCCGCATTCTGGACGCTACCTCTGTGGTGCTACGTCCTGATGAGGAAGTCTTAGTCACTGAGCTAAACATTTTCCAAATGGAAGGGCGCTATCCTGACTACGCCCGAACCGTATATCAACGTGCTACCAAGGTCTTCGCGACTGAGCTATTGCTCGAAACTGAAAATTTCCGCCAATGTTTACTCAGCAAGCTGCTTTAG
- the lpdA gene encoding dihydrolipoyl dehydrogenase — protein MNQYDVTVIGSGPGGYVAAIRCSQLGLKTALIEKYDTLGGTCLNVGCIPSKALLDSTEHFHNAGHTFKEHGIELSDLQINMNQLIDRKNGVVKANTDGIQFLMKKNKIDVIKGVGSFVDKNHIKITPTAGGEEQQIETKNVIIATGSKPTVLPFIQQDKQRIITSTEALNIREVPKHMIVIGGGVIGLEMASVYARLGAKVSVVEFMDSLIPTMDRALGKELKRILGKIGIEFFLSHKVTGATREGDAVTVTATNPKGEEVKFEGDYCLVAVGRVPYTAGLNLEAAGVEMEERGRIKVDEHLQTNVPGIYAIGDVVRGAMLAHKAEEEGVFVAETIVGQKPHINYLLIPGVVYTWPEVAGVGYTEEQLKEQGKAYKTGNFPFRASGRARASMDLDGFVKVLADKETDEILGVHMIGPRIADLIAEAVTAMEFRASAEDVARMSHAHPTYAEAMKEACLAATENRAIHM, from the coding sequence ATGAACCAATACGACGTTACCGTCATCGGCTCCGGGCCCGGCGGTTATGTGGCGGCCATCCGCTGCTCCCAGCTCGGCCTCAAAACGGCCCTCATCGAGAAGTACGACACCCTGGGCGGCACTTGCCTCAACGTGGGCTGCATCCCCAGCAAGGCCCTGCTCGACTCCACGGAGCACTTCCACAATGCCGGCCACACCTTCAAGGAGCACGGCATTGAGCTGAGCGACTTGCAGATTAACATGAACCAGCTCATCGACCGTAAAAACGGAGTAGTGAAGGCCAACACTGACGGCATTCAGTTCCTGATGAAGAAGAACAAAATCGACGTCATCAAAGGTGTGGGTTCGTTCGTGGATAAGAATCACATCAAGATTACCCCCACCGCGGGCGGGGAGGAGCAGCAAATCGAGACGAAAAACGTTATCATTGCTACCGGCTCCAAGCCTACGGTGCTACCCTTCATTCAGCAGGATAAGCAGCGTATCATCACTAGCACCGAGGCCCTGAACATCCGGGAAGTGCCCAAGCACATGATTGTGATTGGGGGCGGCGTCATCGGACTGGAAATGGCGTCGGTGTACGCCCGCCTCGGCGCGAAAGTATCGGTGGTGGAGTTCATGGACTCCCTCATCCCGACCATGGACCGTGCCCTCGGCAAAGAGCTGAAGCGCATCCTGGGCAAAATTGGCATCGAGTTCTTCCTGAGCCACAAGGTAACCGGCGCTACCCGCGAGGGCGATGCCGTAACGGTAACCGCTACCAACCCGAAAGGCGAGGAAGTGAAGTTTGAAGGCGACTACTGCCTGGTGGCTGTGGGCCGCGTGCCCTACACCGCGGGCCTGAACCTGGAAGCCGCTGGCGTAGAAATGGAAGAGCGCGGCCGCATTAAGGTTGATGAGCACCTGCAAACCAACGTGCCCGGCATTTATGCCATCGGCGACGTGGTGCGGGGCGCTATGCTGGCCCACAAGGCCGAGGAAGAAGGCGTGTTTGTGGCCGAAACCATTGTCGGCCAGAAGCCGCACATCAACTACCTGCTGATTCCGGGGGTAGTGTACACCTGGCCGGAAGTGGCTGGCGTGGGCTACACCGAAGAGCAGCTGAAGGAGCAGGGTAAGGCCTACAAAACTGGCAACTTCCCCTTCCGCGCCTCGGGCCGCGCCCGCGCCTCCATGGACCTCGACGGCTTCGTAAAAGTGCTGGCCGACAAGGAAACCGACGAAATCCTGGGGGTGCACATGATTGGCCCCCGCATCGCCGACCTCATTGCCGAAGCCGTAACGGCCATGGAGTTCCGCGCCTCGGCCGAGGACGTGGCCCGCATGAGCCACGCCCACCCTACCTACGCCGAAGCCATGAAGGAAGCCTGCCTCGCCGCTACTGAGAACCGCGCCATTCACATGTAA
- a CDS encoding carboxypeptidase-like regulatory domain-containing protein gives MKLTASPFDPQTGELLPVYRDAYLRGDLSKASAQAVEAYLHQDADQAHSTLTRWQELQAAQDAALAPGWVNRQIQYIRAEPVRFRRRATTLVASAVLVGTVVFAGTRTPTENLPTGSLPTDVAATEVLEAGASAEMASSAASLRMITVRGQIKGENGQPLVGATVMQPGSLRGVSTNAQGEYVLTVPAGTSSLKYGYGGYHDEEVAVKGSRTADVTLLPRAQQKKRWLFF, from the coding sequence ATGAAATTGACAGCTTCTCCCTTCGATCCGCAAACTGGTGAGCTGCTGCCCGTGTACCGGGATGCCTACCTGCGCGGCGACTTAAGTAAGGCTTCGGCGCAAGCCGTGGAAGCCTACCTGCATCAAGATGCCGATCAGGCCCACTCTACCCTTACCCGCTGGCAGGAGCTGCAAGCCGCCCAAGACGCGGCGCTGGCCCCGGGCTGGGTAAACCGGCAGATTCAGTACATCCGGGCCGAGCCCGTGCGCTTCCGCCGCCGCGCTACTACCCTGGTGGCCTCGGCCGTGCTGGTAGGTACCGTGGTATTTGCCGGCACCCGCACCCCCACCGAGAACTTGCCCACCGGCAGCCTGCCTACCGATGTGGCAGCTACGGAAGTGTTGGAAGCCGGTGCCTCGGCCGAAATGGCTTCCTCGGCAGCCTCCCTGCGCATGATTACCGTGCGCGGCCAGATTAAGGGCGAAAACGGCCAGCCCCTGGTAGGTGCTACCGTGATGCAGCCCGGCAGCCTGCGCGGGGTATCTACCAACGCCCAGGGTGAGTACGTGCTAACGGTGCCCGCCGGCACCAGCTCCCTGAAGTATGGCTACGGTGGCTACCACGACGAGGAAGTAGCCGTGAAAGGCTCCCGCACCGCCGACGTAACCCTACTACCCCGCGCCCAGCAGAAAAAGCGCTGGCTGTTTTTCTAG
- a CDS encoding Crp/Fnr family transcriptional regulator, with the protein MIVPSVPVNCQNCPHVQQSLLGACQHGELTFISGGKVHQSYHKGQVIFQQGSRANGLYCVHQGKIKVSKISADGKEHIIRLVKEGDVIGYRSLMMGGNYSTAATALTDCVVCLVPRTDFFSLIEQNAQFAHSLMRLLAKALGEAEERMLHGSYKPVRERLAEALLLLYNVFRPATDEPFSIPISRDDLAALMGTAKETASRLLSEFRDEGLVATQGSRITILNVGKLSHLAALYD; encoded by the coding sequence ATGATCGTTCCTTCTGTTCCAGTCAATTGTCAGAACTGCCCGCACGTGCAGCAGTCGTTGCTGGGAGCCTGCCAGCACGGCGAGTTGACCTTTATTTCGGGCGGAAAAGTGCACCAGTCTTACCACAAGGGGCAGGTAATTTTCCAGCAGGGTAGCCGGGCCAACGGGCTGTATTGCGTGCACCAGGGTAAGATTAAAGTCTCCAAGATCAGTGCCGATGGCAAGGAGCACATCATCCGGCTGGTGAAGGAAGGCGACGTTATTGGCTACCGCTCCCTGATGATGGGCGGCAACTACTCCACCGCCGCTACCGCCCTCACCGACTGCGTGGTGTGCCTGGTGCCGCGCACCGACTTCTTCAGCCTTATTGAGCAAAACGCCCAGTTTGCCCATTCCCTGATGCGCCTGCTGGCCAAAGCCCTGGGCGAGGCCGAGGAACGGATGCTGCACGGCTCTTACAAGCCCGTGCGCGAGCGGCTGGCCGAAGCCCTGTTGCTGCTCTACAACGTGTTTCGGCCCGCCACCGATGAGCCCTTCAGCATCCCCATTTCCCGCGACGACTTGGCTGCACTCATGGGTACGGCCAAGGAAACCGCCAGCCGCCTGCTTTCCGAATTCCGTGACGAAGGGCTGGTAGCAACCCAAGGTAGCCGCATTACCATTCTGAACGTGGGCAAGCTGAGCCACCTAGCGGCCCTCTATGATTAA
- a CDS encoding M1 family metallopeptidase: MRSFLLLLWLGLLVGLSNPAAAQLLQAKPAFTRADSLRGALTPLRTCYDLNYYHLDVRLDIGKKALSGSNLFGFTATQDFSRLQFDLFANLKVEKVEYQGKSVPFTREANAVFVTFPEPIRKGSRAAFTVFYSGQPTEAKHAPWDGGLVFTQDSKGKPWVASACQGVGASIWWPTKDHQADEVDSMLISVTVPKGLKDISNGRLRKTTALTGGATRFDWFVSNPINNYDVALNVGDYTHFADEYAGEKGKLTLDYWVLPENLSKAKTQFAANVKPMLKSLESWFGPYPFYEDGYKLVEAPHLGMEHQSAVAYGNKYQNGYLGKDRSATGWGLKWDFIIIHESGHEWFGNNITSKDIADMWIHESFTTYSEALFVESQFGKQAAQQYIRGQRRNIQNDAPIIGPYEVNREGSSDMYDKGSNVLNLIRTAYVPDDARWRELLRGLSRTFYHQTVTTPQVVGYLSQQTGYNLTPIFDQYLRYASLPTLEIRFEEGKPVGRWIANVPEFNLPIRLRTKGGEYHTLPLTTSFQPLNLPGLTRENLEVDTENYYIGVLVE, from the coding sequence GTGCGCTCTTTTCTTCTACTTCTTTGGCTGGGCCTGCTGGTGGGCCTGAGCAATCCGGCCGCCGCCCAACTGCTTCAGGCCAAGCCTGCCTTCACACGCGCCGATTCCCTGCGCGGGGCCCTCACGCCCCTGCGCACCTGCTACGACCTCAACTACTACCACCTGGATGTGCGGCTGGATATCGGCAAAAAGGCGCTCAGCGGCTCCAACCTGTTCGGTTTCACGGCCACCCAGGATTTCAGCCGGCTGCAGTTTGACCTGTTCGCGAACCTGAAGGTGGAAAAGGTGGAGTACCAGGGCAAGTCGGTGCCGTTTACCCGCGAAGCCAACGCTGTGTTTGTCACGTTTCCGGAGCCCATCCGCAAGGGCAGCCGCGCCGCCTTCACCGTGTTCTACTCCGGGCAGCCCACCGAGGCCAAGCACGCGCCCTGGGACGGCGGACTGGTGTTTACTCAGGATAGCAAGGGCAAACCCTGGGTTGCCTCGGCCTGCCAGGGGGTAGGGGCTAGCATTTGGTGGCCCACCAAAGACCACCAGGCCGACGAGGTTGACAGCATGCTCATCAGCGTAACGGTGCCCAAGGGTTTAAAAGACATTTCCAACGGCCGTCTGCGCAAAACCACTGCCCTCACAGGCGGCGCCACCCGCTTCGACTGGTTTGTGAGCAACCCCATCAACAACTACGACGTGGCCCTGAATGTGGGCGACTACACGCACTTTGCCGACGAGTATGCCGGCGAGAAAGGCAAGCTCACGCTGGACTATTGGGTGCTACCCGAGAACCTGTCCAAGGCCAAAACCCAGTTTGCGGCCAACGTAAAGCCCATGCTCAAGTCGCTGGAGTCGTGGTTTGGGCCTTACCCGTTTTATGAGGATGGCTACAAGCTGGTGGAGGCCCCGCACCTGGGCATGGAGCACCAGAGCGCCGTGGCCTACGGCAACAAGTACCAGAATGGCTACCTGGGCAAGGACCGCTCCGCCACCGGCTGGGGCCTGAAGTGGGACTTCATCATCATCCACGAAAGTGGGCACGAGTGGTTCGGCAACAACATTACCAGCAAGGACATAGCCGACATGTGGATTCACGAGAGCTTTACTACCTACTCCGAGGCTCTGTTCGTGGAAAGCCAGTTTGGCAAGCAGGCCGCTCAGCAGTATATCCGGGGGCAGCGCCGCAACATTCAAAACGACGCGCCCATTATTGGCCCCTACGAGGTAAACCGGGAGGGTTCCTCCGATATGTACGACAAGGGTAGCAACGTGCTCAACCTGATCCGGACGGCCTACGTGCCCGATGATGCCCGGTGGCGGGAACTGCTGCGGGGCCTGTCCCGCACCTTCTACCACCAAACCGTAACTACGCCCCAGGTAGTAGGCTACCTCAGCCAGCAAACCGGCTACAACCTCACGCCCATTTTCGACCAGTACCTGCGCTACGCCAGCCTGCCAACCCTAGAAATTCGTTTCGAGGAGGGTAAACCGGTGGGCCGGTGGATTGCCAACGTGCCAGAGTTTAACCTACCCATCAGGCTGCGCACCAAGGGCGGTGAGTACCACACCCTGCCACTTACTACCTCCTTCCAACCCTTGAACCTGCCCGGCCTTACCCGCGAAAACCTGGAGGTTGACACGGAAAACTACTATATCGGGGTGCTAGTAGAGTAA
- the yedA gene encoding drug/metabolite exporter YedA, translated as MANQLPPSRTALLLAFAAVYLIWGSTYLGIRFAIDSMPPLLMAGSRYALAGALLYGFMRLRGEPAPTWRGWGVALLIGICLLAFGNGGVTLGEQYIPSGLAALLVATVPMFLAVLGWWSGVAQRPTPAVTLGLVCGLGGVYLLARTPGASHVALPGHEGIGMVLVLTAALVWAIGSLYSKRHQPSPSPFLSGGMQMLCGGLVMVVVGLVRGEAQGFELAQVTSKSWLAYIYLVTFGSIVAFTAYIWLLRAVEPALAGTYAFVNPVVAVLLGWAFAGEQLNAGMLGGAALIVLAVVLVVLGGRRAA; from the coding sequence ATGGCGAATCAGCTACCTCCTTCCCGCACGGCCCTGCTCCTGGCCTTTGCGGCCGTCTACCTCATCTGGGGTTCCACCTACCTGGGCATCCGCTTCGCCATCGACTCCATGCCGCCCCTGCTCATGGCCGGCAGCCGCTATGCCCTGGCGGGAGCCTTGCTCTACGGCTTCATGCGCCTGCGCGGGGAGCCGGCCCCCACCTGGCGCGGCTGGGGTGTGGCCCTGCTTATTGGTATCTGCCTGCTGGCTTTCGGCAACGGGGGCGTCACGCTGGGCGAGCAGTACATTCCCTCGGGCCTGGCGGCATTGCTGGTGGCCACGGTACCTATGTTTCTGGCGGTGCTGGGGTGGTGGAGCGGGGTAGCGCAGCGGCCTACCCCGGCCGTAACGCTAGGGTTGGTGTGCGGCCTGGGCGGCGTGTATTTGCTGGCTCGTACGCCCGGCGCTAGCCACGTAGCCCTGCCCGGGCACGAGGGCATTGGGATGGTTCTGGTGCTAACAGCGGCGCTGGTGTGGGCCATTGGCTCGTTGTACTCCAAGCGGCACCAGCCGAGTCCGTCGCCCTTCTTGTCGGGGGGTATGCAGATGCTTTGCGGGGGACTGGTGATGGTGGTGGTGGGCCTAGTTCGGGGCGAGGCTCAGGGCTTTGAGCTGGCGCAGGTGACGTCGAAATCATGGCTAGCGTATATCTATCTGGTTACGTTCGGCTCGATTGTCGCCTTTACGGCGTACATCTGGCTGCTACGGGCCGTGGAGCCAGCCCTGGCTGGTACCTATGCCTTTGTGAACCCCGTGGTGGCGGTGCTGCTGGGCTGGGCCTTTGCCGGCGAGCAACTGAACGCCGGCATGCTTGGGGGCGCGGCCCTGATTGTGTTAGCCGTGGTGCTGGTGGTGTTGGGCGGTAGGCGCGCCGCCTAA
- a CDS encoding group III truncated hemoglobin translates to MEHLPDIQSEEDVRLLVDSFYSRVQTDDLIGPIFEAVVQGQWPRHLATMYDFWSSLLLGTGRYRGRPFPKHLALPINSQHFRRWLALFVETVEAHFAGPTADEALYKAGNLASIFEYRIQQANNPLNLL, encoded by the coding sequence ATGGAACACCTACCCGATATTCAATCCGAAGAGGACGTTCGCCTGCTGGTAGATTCCTTCTATAGCCGGGTGCAAACCGACGACCTGATTGGGCCCATCTTCGAGGCAGTGGTTCAGGGGCAGTGGCCCCGCCATTTGGCTACTATGTATGACTTTTGGAGCAGCCTGCTACTAGGCACGGGGCGCTACCGGGGCCGGCCCTTTCCCAAGCACCTGGCCCTACCCATCAACAGTCAGCATTTCCGGCGCTGGCTTGCCTTATTCGTGGAAACGGTAGAAGCCCATTTCGCCGGCCCTACCGCCGACGAAGCGCTGTACAAGGCGGGTAACCTTGCTTCCATTTTTGAGTATCGTATCCAGCAAGCCAACAACCCGCTCAACCTGCTTTAA
- a CDS encoding group III truncated hemoglobin: MATSTLPDLCTEGDIKTLVDTAFSKANEDELLAPLCSAVARVHWPRHLTSMYDYWSTALLGTTRYQEGQMVPLHSALPAQGPLFQRWVSLLKRTVDEKFAGSKAEEAKSKVATLASNSRAA, translated from the coding sequence ATGGCTACTTCTACTCTTCCCGATTTGTGCACCGAAGGTGACATCAAGACGCTGGTGGATACCGCGTTCAGCAAAGCCAATGAAGATGAGCTCTTGGCTCCTCTATGCAGCGCCGTTGCGCGCGTGCACTGGCCCCGCCACCTCACCTCCATGTATGACTACTGGAGCACGGCGCTGCTAGGCACCACCCGTTACCAGGAAGGCCAGATGGTTCCCCTGCACTCGGCGCTGCCGGCGCAAGGTCCTTTGTTTCAGCGCTGGGTTTCTTTGCTGAAACGCACCGTTGACGAGAAGTTTGCCGGCTCAAAAGCCGAAGAAGCCAAAAGCAAAGTAGCGACGCTGGCCTCTAACTCCCGCGCCGCCTAA
- the odhB gene encoding 2-oxoglutarate dehydrogenase complex dihydrolipoyllysine-residue succinyltransferase: MGLEIKIPAVGESITEVTIAKWLKADGDAVKRDEVIAELESDKATFELPAETDGILKIRVAEGETIGIGTTIADIDGAAGASAAPATATPAASAASAPAATSSTDPVTQGEQNPAASNQSGYGGSQAGSADTPTAAAPAAASAPASNGGGSAATVEMKIPAVGESITEVTVAKWLKEDGAQVQRDEIIAELESDKATFELPAEGSGTLRHAAKEGETIGIGATIARIEGGSGAPAATSAPAAPAASQASATAPATSSATSYATGTPSPAAGKILGEKGINPADVQGSGRDGRITKEDAQNAQARPAAPAPAATPAAPAKATAPVAAAPAASGNRNVRRERMSNLRKTVARRLVSVKNETAMLTTFNEVNMQPIMDLRNKFKDKFKEKHSVGLGFMSFFTKAVCVALKEWPAVNAQIDGTDIVYNDFCDISIAVSAPKGLVVPVIRNAEELSFDGIEKEIVRLATLARDNKLTIEQMTGGTFTITNGGVFGSMMSTPIINAPQSAILGMHNIVQRPIAENGQVVIRPMMYLALSYDHRIIDGRESVSFLVRVKELLEDPTRLLLGV; this comes from the coding sequence ATGGGTCTGGAAATTAAAATCCCCGCCGTTGGCGAGTCTATTACCGAAGTTACCATCGCCAAATGGCTGAAGGCTGACGGAGACGCCGTGAAGCGCGACGAAGTAATTGCCGAGCTGGAATCAGACAAAGCTACATTTGAGCTGCCCGCTGAAACCGACGGAATCCTGAAAATCCGCGTCGCTGAGGGCGAAACCATTGGCATCGGCACCACCATTGCCGACATCGACGGAGCCGCTGGTGCTTCAGCGGCACCAGCTACTGCTACTCCCGCCGCTTCGGCTGCCAGTGCTCCGGCCGCTACGTCTAGCACTGACCCGGTAACTCAAGGTGAGCAGAACCCCGCCGCCAGCAACCAAAGTGGCTACGGTGGCTCCCAGGCCGGCTCGGCTGATACGCCTACGGCTGCCGCCCCGGCAGCTGCTAGCGCACCCGCCAGCAACGGCGGCGGTAGTGCAGCTACTGTAGAAATGAAAATTCCAGCCGTGGGCGAGTCCATTACGGAAGTAACGGTAGCCAAATGGCTTAAGGAAGACGGTGCCCAAGTGCAGCGCGACGAAATCATTGCCGAACTGGAGTCGGACAAGGCCACGTTTGAATTGCCCGCCGAGGGTAGCGGCACGCTGCGTCACGCCGCCAAAGAAGGCGAAACCATCGGCATCGGCGCTACCATCGCCCGCATTGAAGGCGGCAGCGGCGCCCCGGCTGCTACTTCCGCTCCGGCCGCTCCGGCCGCCAGCCAGGCTAGTGCAACGGCTCCGGCTACCTCCAGTGCTACCAGCTACGCTACCGGCACCCCTTCGCCAGCGGCTGGTAAGATTCTGGGTGAAAAAGGCATCAACCCCGCCGACGTACAAGGTTCCGGCCGCGATGGTCGCATCACGAAGGAAGACGCTCAGAACGCTCAGGCCCGCCCAGCGGCCCCAGCTCCGGCGGCTACCCCCGCTGCTCCGGCCAAAGCTACCGCGCCAGTAGCAGCGGCTCCGGCTGCCAGCGGCAACCGCAACGTGCGTCGGGAGCGGATGAGCAACTTGCGCAAGACGGTAGCTCGCCGCCTGGTATCCGTGAAGAACGAAACGGCCATGCTCACCACCTTCAACGAGGTGAACATGCAGCCTATCATGGACCTGCGCAACAAGTTCAAGGACAAGTTCAAGGAGAAGCACTCGGTAGGTCTCGGCTTCATGTCGTTCTTTACCAAGGCCGTGTGCGTGGCCCTGAAAGAATGGCCCGCCGTGAATGCCCAGATTGACGGCACCGACATCGTGTACAACGACTTCTGCGACATTAGCATCGCCGTATCGGCGCCGAAAGGGCTGGTGGTACCGGTAATTCGCAACGCCGAAGAACTGTCGTTTGATGGTATCGAGAAGGAAATCGTGCGCCTGGCTACCCTGGCTCGCGACAACAAGCTCACCATCGAGCAAATGACCGGCGGCACGTTCACCATCACCAACGGCGGCGTGTTCGGCTCCATGATGAGCACCCCGATTATCAACGCCCCGCAGTCGGCTATTTTGGGTATGCACAACATCGTGCAGCGCCCCATTGCTGAAAACGGCCAAGTGGTAATCCGCCCCATGATGTATCTGGCCCTGAGCTACGACCACCGCATCATCGACGGCCGCGAGTCGGTATCGTTCTTGGTGCGCGTGAAAGAGCTGCTTGAAGACCCGACCCGCCTGCTGCTGGGCGTGTAA